In Bacteroidales bacterium, a genomic segment contains:
- a CDS encoding GNAT family N-acetyltransferase: MIHVDEHLLLKEIEMSDAAAVFKTIDTQREYLGKWLPFVAFTQKLEDSEKFVQSILDIPSEYREYVFAMVYDGLFAGIIGFKDTDHQNKKTEIGYWLSEKYQKKGVVTKSVKSLMTFAFEELGMNRIQIKCATGNIPSKNIPKRLKFKFEGIERDGELLTGNIYTDIEIYSRLKNDA, translated from the coding sequence ATGATTCATGTTGATGAGCATCTTTTGTTGAAAGAAATAGAAATGTCGGATGCGGCCGCTGTTTTTAAAACGATCGATACCCAACGTGAATACCTGGGAAAATGGTTGCCTTTTGTGGCGTTTACACAGAAGCTGGAAGATTCCGAAAAGTTTGTCCAGTCCATTCTTGACATACCGTCTGAATACCGCGAATATGTCTTCGCAATGGTTTATGATGGTCTTTTTGCCGGAATAATCGGTTTTAAGGATACCGATCACCAAAACAAAAAAACGGAAATCGGTTATTGGCTTTCGGAGAAATATCAGAAAAAAGGGGTAGTGACGAAATCGGTAAAAAGCCTGATGACGTTTGCTTTTGAGGAATTGGGAATGAACAGGATCCAGATAAAATGTGCAACAGGTAATATTCCCAGTAAAAACATCCCGAAAAGGTTGAAATTCAAATTTGAAGGAATAGAAAGGGATGGAGAGTTGTTGACCGGAAATATATATACGGATATTGAAATATACAGTCGTTTAAAAAATGATGCCTGA
- a CDS encoding ABC transporter permease, with amino-acid sequence MFIHFIKKEFFHIFRDIRTMMMLLLMPVVQLIIFGFAITTEINHTPVAVLDHSNGELSRRLIAKIDGSRYFTLQEKLQHAGQLEETFRQGKAKLIAVFPSGFDNDLYHNGSADIQLLADASDPNEASTVISYAGQVIAQYVQELNTGNTLPYVIRPEVKMLYNPQLKSAYNFVPGIMGLILMLICAMMTSISIVREKEQGTMEVLLVSPARPVMIIIAKAVPYLMIAMIDVVSILLLSVFVLHVPISGSVILILLLSFVFTLSALSLGLLISSVAKTQQAAMLASGVGLMLPSILLSGLIFPVENMPWILRILSNIIPAKWFIVAIKDVMIKGLGIGAIAGECGVLLLITVILLLVSVKKFKIRVE; translated from the coding sequence ATGTTTATCCATTTCATCAAAAAAGAATTTTTCCATATTTTCCGTGATATACGGACCATGATGATGTTACTGCTGATGCCGGTCGTTCAGCTGATCATTTTCGGGTTCGCCATCACCACTGAGATCAATCATACGCCTGTTGCTGTACTGGATCATTCGAACGGTGAACTGTCGAGACGGTTGATCGCAAAGATAGATGGCAGCCGTTATTTTACCTTACAGGAAAAACTTCAACATGCCGGACAACTGGAAGAAACCTTCCGGCAGGGTAAAGCCAAGCTGATTGCTGTATTCCCGTCCGGATTTGATAATGACCTGTATCATAACGGTTCTGCTGATATCCAGCTTCTTGCCGATGCATCTGATCCTAATGAAGCCTCTACAGTTATTTCCTATGCCGGACAGGTCATCGCTCAATATGTACAGGAATTGAATACCGGTAATACGCTTCCCTATGTGATTCGTCCGGAAGTGAAAATGTTGTATAATCCCCAGTTGAAGAGTGCTTATAATTTTGTTCCGGGTATTATGGGGTTGATTTTGATGCTGATCTGTGCCATGATGACATCTATCTCGATCGTGCGTGAGAAGGAACAGGGTACTATGGAAGTATTACTGGTATCGCCTGCCCGTCCTGTAATGATCATCATCGCAAAAGCAGTTCCCTATCTGATGATTGCCATGATCGATGTAGTGAGTATCCTTTTGTTATCTGTCTTTGTATTGCATGTTCCTATCAGCGGAAGCGTCATCCTGATCTTATTACTGAGTTTTGTGTTTACCCTGTCGGCACTTTCGCTGGGTTTGCTGATCTCATCTGTTGCCAAAACGCAACAGGCGGCTATGTTGGCATCCGGAGTGGGACTGATGCTACCGTCAATACTACTTTCCGGACTTATCTTTCCTGTTGAGAATATGCCCTGGATATTGAGGATCTTATCCAATATTATTCCTGCCAAATGGTTCATTGTCGCCATTAAGGATGTAATGATCAAAGGGCTTGGCATCGGGGCCATAGCGGGAGAATGTGGCGTTTTGTTATTGATTACCGTTATTTTGTTGCTGGTCAGTGTCAAGAAATTTAAGATCAGGGTGGAGTAG
- a CDS encoding ABC transporter ATP-binding protein: protein MAAIQVENLTKLFGDFTAVDHISFEVEKAEIFGFLGANGAGKTTAMRMLCGLLSPTSGKGTVAGFDIYKEANRIKQHIGYMSQRFSLYEDLTVRENMRLFGGIYGMDRGRIKIKADMIVSELGLEQDILVGSLPLGIKQKVAFAIAIFHDPEVVFLDEPTGGVDPIARRMFWEMIYRASSEGITVFVTTHYMDEAEYCHRVSMMVDGKIEALDTPENLRKTYNAGSMDEVFRMLARKAVRTDN from the coding sequence ATGGCAGCGATACAGGTAGAAAATCTGACCAAACTTTTCGGTGATTTCACTGCTGTGGATCATATCTCATTTGAAGTAGAAAAGGCTGAGATATTCGGGTTCCTGGGAGCCAATGGCGCCGGAAAAACCACAGCGATGAGGATGTTGTGCGGTTTATTGTCCCCTACTTCCGGAAAAGGAACCGTAGCCGGGTTCGATATCTATAAAGAAGCCAACAGGATCAAGCAACATATCGGTTATATGAGCCAGCGTTTTTCATTGTATGAAGACCTTACCGTCCGTGAAAATATGCGGTTATTCGGCGGGATATACGGGATGGACCGTGGTCGTATAAAAATAAAGGCGGACATGATCGTTTCCGAGCTGGGTTTGGAACAGGACATACTTGTAGGATCATTGCCATTGGGAATCAAGCAGAAAGTGGCATTTGCCATTGCTATCTTTCATGACCCGGAAGTCGTTTTTCTGGATGAACCAACAGGAGGTGTCGATCCGATAGCGCGGCGCATGTTCTGGGAAATGATCTACCGTGCATCTTCGGAAGGGATTACCGTGTTTGTCACTACCCATTATATGGATGAAGCAGAGTATTGCCACCGTGTATCCATGATGGTGGATGGGAAGATAGAAGCGCTGGATACTCCGGAAAACCTTCGTAAAACATACAATGCCGGGAGCATGGATGAAGTATTCAGGATGCTGGCACGAAAAGCTGTAAGAACAGATAACTGA
- a CDS encoding glycerate kinase, whose product MKKIVVAVDSFKGSLQSSEIAEAIESGIKEIYPNCEVVKVPVADGGEGTTEALVGATGGKMYSKEVYGPLMTLVEAKYGILGDKHTAVIEMSSASGLTLIPEEQRNPMLTTTYGTGQLIADALKNGCTEFILGIGGSATNDAGTGMLQALGYRFLDEGEHELGQGGRILQKIASVDVSSQNPFLDMARFKVACDVDNVFSGKQGAAYVFAPQKGADASMVKELDDGLENFARIIKRQFHKDISTVPGTGAAGGMGGGLLAFLNARLQSGIDLVLEVLDFEKLLVDADMVITGEGKMDSQTARGKVPYGIAKVSAKRGIPVIALTGNIEDAEAVNKIGINAVFSVMPRPMTLDEAMDSDTTKKNIKDTVRQLFLFNQTLNNRH is encoded by the coding sequence ATGAAAAAGATCGTTGTTGCCGTTGATTCTTTTAAAGGTAGTCTCCAATCATCCGAAATCGCTGAAGCGATCGAAAGCGGTATCAAAGAAATATACCCCAATTGCGAGGTAGTGAAAGTTCCTGTTGCAGATGGGGGAGAGGGAACCACAGAAGCGCTGGTTGGAGCAACCGGAGGAAAGATGTATTCGAAAGAGGTTTACGGACCTTTGATGACCCTCGTTGAAGCTAAGTACGGCATATTGGGGGACAAGCATACGGCCGTGATCGAAATGTCTTCCGCAAGCGGACTGACTTTGATTCCTGAGGAACAACGTAATCCGATGTTGACAACTACTTATGGAACAGGACAATTGATCGCCGACGCATTGAAAAACGGTTGTACGGAATTTATTCTTGGTATTGGTGGTAGTGCTACCAATGATGCAGGGACAGGTATGCTGCAGGCATTGGGTTATCGTTTTCTGGACGAAGGCGAACATGAACTTGGTCAGGGCGGACGAATTTTACAGAAGATCGCATCCGTTGATGTATCGTCACAGAATCCGTTTCTGGATATGGCACGTTTTAAAGTTGCCTGTGATGTTGACAATGTTTTTTCAGGAAAGCAGGGAGCTGCTTATGTTTTCGCTCCGCAAAAAGGTGCAGACGCCTCAATGGTAAAGGAACTTGACGATGGATTGGAGAATTTTGCCCGAATAATAAAAAGGCAATTCCATAAAGACATTAGTACTGTTCCCGGAACAGGCGCTGCCGGTGGTATGGGTGGTGGTTTGCTGGCATTCCTGAATGCCCGTTTACAATCCGGAATAGACCTGGTTCTTGAAGTTCTTGATTTTGAAAAACTACTGGTGGATGCGGATATGGTGATCACCGGTGAGGGAAAAATGGATAGTCAAACGGCAAGGGGGAAAGTGCCATACGGTATTGCAAAAGTATCAGCTAAGAGAGGAATACCTGTCATTGCTTTGACAGGAAACATTGAAGATGCCGAAGCAGTTAACAAAATAGGGATTAATGCTGTCTTTTCGGTAATGCCACGGCCCATGACGCTTGACGAGGCTATGGATTCGGATACGACGAAAAAGAATATCAAAGATACAGTGAGGCAATTGTTCCTTTTTAATCAAACATTAAATAATAGGCACTAA
- a CDS encoding ABC transporter ATP-binding protein: protein MMGLTENILVRCSGISKTYPGKPPVSALREISMEVSKGEIFGLIGPDGAGKTTLFRMLATLALPDTGHIDISGWDTRKDFRVLRNIIGYMPGRFSLYQDLSVKENLEFFAGVFNTTVEKNYDLIRDIYVQIEPFSSRKAGKLSGGMKQKLALCCALIHQPELLILDEPTTGVDPVSRKEFWEMLRKLKEQGITIVVSTPYMDEAVLCGRIALIQSGSIMGIDTPDNIIQAYKRTLYAMQSGDNYGLLGELRRRPEVNSCYIFGESLHVTFADVDNGGLLEELGQENVRIWEIRPTIEDCFIDLME, encoded by the coding sequence ATGATGGGGCTTACTGAAAATATATTGGTTCGTTGTTCCGGAATATCAAAGACTTATCCGGGAAAACCACCTGTTTCTGCATTGAGGGAGATCTCTATGGAGGTCAGCAAGGGGGAGATTTTCGGATTGATCGGCCCCGATGGCGCCGGAAAAACCACCCTTTTCAGAATGCTGGCCACATTAGCACTTCCCGATACGGGACATATAGATATATCTGGATGGGACACCCGAAAAGATTTCCGTGTATTACGGAATATCATCGGTTATATGCCGGGACGGTTTTCTTTATACCAGGATTTAAGTGTGAAAGAAAATCTTGAATTTTTTGCCGGCGTATTCAATACTACCGTTGAAAAGAATTATGACCTGATCCGGGATATCTATGTACAGATCGAACCGTTCAGTAGCCGGAAAGCGGGAAAACTATCAGGAGGAATGAAGCAGAAGCTGGCTTTATGCTGTGCGCTGATCCATCAACCCGAACTACTGATCCTGGATGAGCCTACTACAGGTGTCGATCCTGTTTCGCGGAAAGAATTCTGGGAAATGCTACGTAAATTAAAGGAGCAGGGCATCACTATTGTCGTATCGACTCCTTATATGGACGAAGCGGTTTTATGTGGACGGATTGCTCTGATACAATCCGGCAGTATTATGGGTATCGATACACCGGACAATATCATACAAGCATACAAAAGGACTTTGTATGCCATGCAGTCAGGAGATAATTACGGGCTGCTCGGGGAACTACGTCGCCGGCCGGAAGTGAACAGTTGTTATATTTTCGGCGAAAGCCTGCATGTTACTTTTGCAGATGTTGACAACGGTGGCTTGTTGGAGGAGTTGGGGCAGGAAAATGTCAGGATATGGGAAATCCGTCCGACCATAGAAGATTGTTTTATCGATTTAATGGAATAG